Proteins encoded by one window of Xiphias gladius isolate SHS-SW01 ecotype Sanya breed wild chromosome 15, ASM1685928v1, whole genome shotgun sequence:
- the si:dkey-117m1.4 gene encoding serine/arginine repetitive matrix protein 1 isoform X3, with protein MAETVRSLFDYREPHRLDSDGEGVKPAPPLRGRGCGRKRKGTPVKVFVTHTEEESVPEQSFSPGDRKEAAENKRPTLDGPFYNTEPVPHNCAPSEQAHDKVSTGSKTSSCSASTPAPVPAASSAPTPTPVPAPAPATATSALAPSLTPASTAPTAPTASAPAPTASSFPPSPNCRIREVHCGSQVRLVVIAIRDITKGEEITVDYSLTEWGENLGFRGTVSPAQHECNSDTENSSSIKKEDEPLSLTAQQQQRQQQQQQQQQQQQQQQQEYVTPSWSLSPSSSPISHSDASDSDAGDEDNASPRGRALRRRKKRRGTPSKKKTPHRIPHGRPPPVSPASVPHHNRPLPSSPPPAQSSPPCSSSSSSARPVFKAPAPLGSNSTSNVNTSVPRGGVSIDSMRQTCEYCGRHFRSLGRHLDKHHAHQPEVCSALVERYTQMPRLHAQNTNPTTTHTQTQQHSRSSQVAGQSRSSDLPQSGAQDLSLSPPTLTAANQSPASSGRNSTPPVLTPPRGQNAVPVSVLKRSPPPVAVAQTRKGAMRRLKKDRQEQEEEDEDDEDEDVEVVEVKRPKEEEDVEVVCSQSFSSKSAKEMEPQKEEEDEEDEEEEEEEEENGVMEVEDESGTEDKEKDLLSSSGRHHMLPLLSSLSSLVLYLRRLQHSAFLSLSRQLQSAEAWRLLCHSSLALLILYNRRRECEVSKLSIAEYRARVTPQCPVPVPPGAPPALTPLEASLSPFERLVLPHLPRVGVQGKRGRVQPLILPPHCEPCLELLLQTRQDVGVDPANPYVFARPYHSPATPLRGTDLLRSLARSSGTRNPRALTQTRVRRQVAILTQLLLLGEGEEPGQPGGSAVERLEHFLEREYHVTQNCAGIGQDPGLMGRVGRVVLCGERDGVLFRGMSLNHICLELDVMSGNSADSYSEGESEGEQVKEKPEVPAPAPVPNPTPTLLYVRKGKNNGRVGRPKKLKNTQPPPPPPPPPPANRRRGSGKRGVLKRPWSEAERAAVEEHLTRNITELRVPAKADCERCLQQCPLLVSNHRDWRAIKFYCHNRIQLLKKNQRRESEPQPLTVC; from the exons ATGGCGGAGACGGTACGCTCGCTCTTCGACTACCGGGAACCACACAGACTGGACAGCGACGGAGAGGGCGTCAAACCGGCGCCGCCACTGCGGGG GCGCGGCTgtggaaggaaaaggaaagggacACCCGTGAAAGTCTTTGTTACACACACTGAGGAGGAGAGCGTGCCCGAACAAAGCTTCAGcccag GTGATCGTAAGGAAGCAGCAGAGAATAAACGGCCCACACTGGACGGGCCTTTCTACAACACAGAGCCTGTGCCTCACAACTG CGCTCCATCGGAGCAGGCTCATGACAAAGTCTCCACCGGATCCAAGACCAGCTCCTGCTCAGCCTCTACACCAGCTCCAGTTCCAGCTGCTTCCTCAGCCCCAACCCCAACACCGGTCCCTGCTCCTGCCCCGGCCACAGCAACTTCAGCCCTGGCCCCGTCTCTGACCCCCGCATCCACGGCTCCGACAGCTCCGACAGCCTCTGCTCCAGCCCCAACAGCCagctccttccctccttcccccaaCTGCCGCATCCGAGAGGTCCACTGTGGCAGCCAGGTGCGGTTGGTCGTTATCGCCATTCGAGACATCACCAAGGGGGAGGAGATCACTGTGGACTACAGTCTGACAGAGTGGGGAGAGAACCTG GGCTTCCGTGGTACTGTGTCTCCAGCGCAACACGAGTGTAACTCTGACACTGAGAATAGCAGCAGTATCAAAAAG GAGGATGAGCCCCTCTCTCTGacagcccagcagcagcagcggcaacagcagcagcagcagcagcagcagcagcagcaacaacagcagcaggaataCGTCACCCCCTCTTggtccctctccccctcctcctcccccatctcCCACTCTGATGCTAGTGACTCAGATGCTGGGGATGAAGACAACGCCAGCCCCCGCGGGCGTGCACTACGTCGGCGCAAGAAGCGTCGGGGCACTCCTTCAAAGAAAAAGACCCCCCATCGCATCCCACACGGGCGGCCACCACCAGTCTCCCCTGCCAGTGTTCCTCATCACAACCGTCCACTCCCTTCATCCCCTCCTCCAGCACAGTCCTCCCCTCCCTgctcgtcttcctcctcttcagccAGACCTGTGTTCAAAGCTCCAGCTCCACTGGGCTCCAACAGCACAAGCAACGTCAACACAAGTGTCCCCAGAGGAGGAGTGTCCATAGACTCCATGCGCCAAACCTGTGAGTACTGTGGACGCCATTTCCGCTCTTTGGGACGCCACTTAGACAAACACCACGCCCACCAACCAGAAGTGTGCTCTGCTCTCGTCGAACGCTACACACAGATGCCACGCCTGCATGCACAGAATACAAACCCCAccaccactcacacacagactcagcaACACTCGAGGTCGTCACAGGTCGCAGGGCAGAGCCGCAGTTCAGATCTTCCACAAAGTGGCGCCCAGGACCTCTCCTTGTCTCCACCCACTCTCACAGCAGCCAACCAATCCCCCGCCTCCTCGGGACGGAACTCCACCCCACCTGTGCTGACTCCTCCACGAGGACAGAACGCAGTGCCCGTGTCTGTCTTAAAGAGGAGCCCACCCCCGGTGGCTGTGGCGCAGACCAGGAAGGGAGCAATGAGGAGGCttaagaaagacagacaggagcaggaggaagaggatgaggatgacGAAGATGAAGATGTGGAGGTTGTGGAGGTAAAGAGGcccaaagaggaggaggatgtagAGGTGGTGTGCTCTCAGTCCTTCAGCAGCAAGTCGGCCAAAGAGATGGAGCcacaaaaagaagaggaagatgaggaggatgaggaagaagaggaagaggaagaggagaatgGAGTGATGGAGGTGGAAGATGAAAGTGGGACAGAGGATAAGGAAAAGGACTTGCTGAG TAGTTCGGGGCGTCACCACATGCTGCCCCTGCTCTCCTCCTTGTCCTCGCTGGTGCTGTACCTTCGTCGGCTGCAGCACTCGGCCTTCTTGTCCCTGTCTCGGCAGCTGCAGTCAGCCGAGGCCTGGCGCCTTCTCTGCCACTCCAGCCTGGCTCTCCTCATCTTATACAACCGACGACGCGAGTGTGAGGTCTCCAAGCTGTCCATCGCTGAATATCGTGCTCGCGTCACTCCCCAGTGCCCCGTTCCCGTCCCACCTGGTGCCCCTCCGGCTCTCACCCCACTGGAGGCCTCCCTGTCCCCCTTTGAGCGCCTGGTTCTTCCTCATCTCCCCAGAGTTGGGGTCCAGGGCAAGCGTGGACGCGTCCAGCCCCTCATCCTCCCCCCTCACTGTGAGCCATGCCTGGAGCTCCTACTGCAGACGAGACAGGATGTAGGAGTTGACCCCGCAAACCCATATGTCTTCGCTAGGCCCTACCACTCCCCTGCCACACCCCTGCGAGGCACTGATCTCCTCCGCAGTCTGGCCCGCTCCAGCGGTACCCGCAATCCCCGTGCACTGACCCAGACTAGGGTTCGCCGCCAGGTAGCAATCCTAACCCAGCTGCTGCTTctgggagaaggagaggagccTGGGCAGCCAGGAGGCAGTGCTGTGGAGAGGCTGGAGCACTTCCTTGAGAGGGAGTACCATGTGACACAGAACTGCGCCGGAATCGGCCAAGACCCAGGCCTGATGGGCAGAGTGGGCCGAGTCGTGCTttgtggagagagagatggagtgcTGTTCAGAGGAATGAGCTTGAACCACATCTGCCTGGAACTCGATG TTATGTCAGGAAACTCTGCAGACTCATACTCAGAAGGAGAGTCTGAAGGAGAGCAGGTGAAGGAGAAGCCAGAGGTGCCCGCCCCTGCTCCTGTTCCGAACCCTACACCCACTCTGCTGTATGTTAGGAAGGGCAAGAACAACGGGCGGGTGGGACGACCGAAGAAGCTCAAGAACACCCAGCCGCCCCCTCcgccccctccacctccacccgCAAACCGCAGGAGAGGCTCAG GAAAGCGAGGCGTCCTGAAGCGCCCCTGGTCAGAGGCGGAGCGTGCAGCGGTCGAGGAGCACCTGACCCGAAACATCACCGAGCTTCGAGTCCCTGCCAAGGCCGACTGTGAGCGCTGCCTGCAGCAGTGCCCCCTGCTGGTCAGCAACCACCGCGACTGGCGAGCCATCAAGTTCTACTGCCACAACCGCATTCAGCTGCTGAAGAAAAACCAGCGGCGTGAGAGCGAGCCACAGCCCCTCACAGTCTGCTGA
- the si:dkey-117m1.4 gene encoding serine/arginine repetitive matrix protein 1 isoform X2 — translation MAETVRSLFDYREPHRLDSDGEGVKPAPPLRGRGCGRKRKGTPVKVFVTHTEEESVPEQSFSPGDRKEAAENKRPTLDGPFYNTEPVPHNCAPSEQAHDKVSTGSKTSSCSASTPAPVPAASSAPTPTPVPAPAPATATSALAPSLTPASTAPTAPTASAPAPTASSFPPSPNCRIREVHCGSQVRLVVIAIRDITKGEEITVDYSLTEWGENLGFRGTVSPAQHECNSDTENSSSIKKEDEPLSLTAQQQQRQQQQQQQQQQQQQQQQEYVTPSWSLSPSSSPISHSDASDSDAGDEDNASPRGRALRRRKKRRGTPSKKKTPHRIPHGRPPPVSPASVPHHNRPLPSSPPPAQSSPPCSSSSSSARPVFKAPAPLGSNSTSNVNTSVPRGGVSIDSMRQTCEYCGRHFRSLGRHLDKHHAHQPEVCSALVERYTQMPRLHAQNTNPTTTHTQTQQHSRSSQVAGQSRSSDLPQSGAQDLSLSPPTLTAANQSPASSGRNSTPPVLTPPRGQNAVPVSVLKRSPPPVAVAQTRKGAMRRLKKDRQEQEEEDEDDEDEDVEVVEVKRPKEEEDVEVVCSQSFSSKSAKEMEPQKEEEDEEDEEEEEEEEENGVMEVEDESGTEDKEKDLLSSGRHHMLPLLSSLSSLVLYLRRLQHSAFLSLSRQLQSAEAWRLLCHSSLALLILYNRRRECEVSKLSIAEYRARVTPQCPVPVPPGAPPALTPLEASLSPFERLVLPHLPRVGVQGKRGRVQPLILPPHCEPCLELLLQTRQDVGVDPANPYVFARPYHSPATPLRGTDLLRSLARSSGTRNPRALTQTRVRRQVAILTQLLLLGEGEEPGQPGGSAVERLEHFLEREYHVTQNCAGIGQDPGLMGRVGRVVLCGERDGVLFRGMSLNHICLELDVMSGNSADSYSEGESEGEQVKEKPEVPAPAPVPNPTPTLLYVRKGKNNGRVGRPKKLKNTQPPPPPPPPPPANRRRGSGQPKSGKRGVLKRPWSEAERAAVEEHLTRNITELRVPAKADCERCLQQCPLLVSNHRDWRAIKFYCHNRIQLLKKNQRRESEPQPLTVC, via the exons ATGGCGGAGACGGTACGCTCGCTCTTCGACTACCGGGAACCACACAGACTGGACAGCGACGGAGAGGGCGTCAAACCGGCGCCGCCACTGCGGGG GCGCGGCTgtggaaggaaaaggaaagggacACCCGTGAAAGTCTTTGTTACACACACTGAGGAGGAGAGCGTGCCCGAACAAAGCTTCAGcccag GTGATCGTAAGGAAGCAGCAGAGAATAAACGGCCCACACTGGACGGGCCTTTCTACAACACAGAGCCTGTGCCTCACAACTG CGCTCCATCGGAGCAGGCTCATGACAAAGTCTCCACCGGATCCAAGACCAGCTCCTGCTCAGCCTCTACACCAGCTCCAGTTCCAGCTGCTTCCTCAGCCCCAACCCCAACACCGGTCCCTGCTCCTGCCCCGGCCACAGCAACTTCAGCCCTGGCCCCGTCTCTGACCCCCGCATCCACGGCTCCGACAGCTCCGACAGCCTCTGCTCCAGCCCCAACAGCCagctccttccctccttcccccaaCTGCCGCATCCGAGAGGTCCACTGTGGCAGCCAGGTGCGGTTGGTCGTTATCGCCATTCGAGACATCACCAAGGGGGAGGAGATCACTGTGGACTACAGTCTGACAGAGTGGGGAGAGAACCTG GGCTTCCGTGGTACTGTGTCTCCAGCGCAACACGAGTGTAACTCTGACACTGAGAATAGCAGCAGTATCAAAAAG GAGGATGAGCCCCTCTCTCTGacagcccagcagcagcagcggcaacagcagcagcagcagcagcagcagcagcagcaacaacagcagcaggaataCGTCACCCCCTCTTggtccctctccccctcctcctcccccatctcCCACTCTGATGCTAGTGACTCAGATGCTGGGGATGAAGACAACGCCAGCCCCCGCGGGCGTGCACTACGTCGGCGCAAGAAGCGTCGGGGCACTCCTTCAAAGAAAAAGACCCCCCATCGCATCCCACACGGGCGGCCACCACCAGTCTCCCCTGCCAGTGTTCCTCATCACAACCGTCCACTCCCTTCATCCCCTCCTCCAGCACAGTCCTCCCCTCCCTgctcgtcttcctcctcttcagccAGACCTGTGTTCAAAGCTCCAGCTCCACTGGGCTCCAACAGCACAAGCAACGTCAACACAAGTGTCCCCAGAGGAGGAGTGTCCATAGACTCCATGCGCCAAACCTGTGAGTACTGTGGACGCCATTTCCGCTCTTTGGGACGCCACTTAGACAAACACCACGCCCACCAACCAGAAGTGTGCTCTGCTCTCGTCGAACGCTACACACAGATGCCACGCCTGCATGCACAGAATACAAACCCCAccaccactcacacacagactcagcaACACTCGAGGTCGTCACAGGTCGCAGGGCAGAGCCGCAGTTCAGATCTTCCACAAAGTGGCGCCCAGGACCTCTCCTTGTCTCCACCCACTCTCACAGCAGCCAACCAATCCCCCGCCTCCTCGGGACGGAACTCCACCCCACCTGTGCTGACTCCTCCACGAGGACAGAACGCAGTGCCCGTGTCTGTCTTAAAGAGGAGCCCACCCCCGGTGGCTGTGGCGCAGACCAGGAAGGGAGCAATGAGGAGGCttaagaaagacagacaggagcaggaggaagaggatgaggatgacGAAGATGAAGATGTGGAGGTTGTGGAGGTAAAGAGGcccaaagaggaggaggatgtagAGGTGGTGTGCTCTCAGTCCTTCAGCAGCAAGTCGGCCAAAGAGATGGAGCcacaaaaagaagaggaagatgaggaggatgaggaagaagaggaagaggaagaggagaatgGAGTGATGGAGGTGGAAGATGAAAGTGGGACAGAGGATAAGGAAAAGGACTTGCTGAG TTCGGGGCGTCACCACATGCTGCCCCTGCTCTCCTCCTTGTCCTCGCTGGTGCTGTACCTTCGTCGGCTGCAGCACTCGGCCTTCTTGTCCCTGTCTCGGCAGCTGCAGTCAGCCGAGGCCTGGCGCCTTCTCTGCCACTCCAGCCTGGCTCTCCTCATCTTATACAACCGACGACGCGAGTGTGAGGTCTCCAAGCTGTCCATCGCTGAATATCGTGCTCGCGTCACTCCCCAGTGCCCCGTTCCCGTCCCACCTGGTGCCCCTCCGGCTCTCACCCCACTGGAGGCCTCCCTGTCCCCCTTTGAGCGCCTGGTTCTTCCTCATCTCCCCAGAGTTGGGGTCCAGGGCAAGCGTGGACGCGTCCAGCCCCTCATCCTCCCCCCTCACTGTGAGCCATGCCTGGAGCTCCTACTGCAGACGAGACAGGATGTAGGAGTTGACCCCGCAAACCCATATGTCTTCGCTAGGCCCTACCACTCCCCTGCCACACCCCTGCGAGGCACTGATCTCCTCCGCAGTCTGGCCCGCTCCAGCGGTACCCGCAATCCCCGTGCACTGACCCAGACTAGGGTTCGCCGCCAGGTAGCAATCCTAACCCAGCTGCTGCTTctgggagaaggagaggagccTGGGCAGCCAGGAGGCAGTGCTGTGGAGAGGCTGGAGCACTTCCTTGAGAGGGAGTACCATGTGACACAGAACTGCGCCGGAATCGGCCAAGACCCAGGCCTGATGGGCAGAGTGGGCCGAGTCGTGCTttgtggagagagagatggagtgcTGTTCAGAGGAATGAGCTTGAACCACATCTGCCTGGAACTCGATG TTATGTCAGGAAACTCTGCAGACTCATACTCAGAAGGAGAGTCTGAAGGAGAGCAGGTGAAGGAGAAGCCAGAGGTGCCCGCCCCTGCTCCTGTTCCGAACCCTACACCCACTCTGCTGTATGTTAGGAAGGGCAAGAACAACGGGCGGGTGGGACGACCGAAGAAGCTCAAGAACACCCAGCCGCCCCCTCcgccccctccacctccacccgCAAACCGCAGGAGAGGCTCAGGTCAGCCCAAATCAg GAAAGCGAGGCGTCCTGAAGCGCCCCTGGTCAGAGGCGGAGCGTGCAGCGGTCGAGGAGCACCTGACCCGAAACATCACCGAGCTTCGAGTCCCTGCCAAGGCCGACTGTGAGCGCTGCCTGCAGCAGTGCCCCCTGCTGGTCAGCAACCACCGCGACTGGCGAGCCATCAAGTTCTACTGCCACAACCGCATTCAGCTGCTGAAGAAAAACCAGCGGCGTGAGAGCGAGCCACAGCCCCTCACAGTCTGCTGA
- the si:dkey-117m1.4 gene encoding serine/arginine repetitive matrix protein 1 isoform X1, whose protein sequence is MAETVRSLFDYREPHRLDSDGEGVKPAPPLRGRGCGRKRKGTPVKVFVTHTEEESVPEQSFSPGDRKEAAENKRPTLDGPFYNTEPVPHNCAPSEQAHDKVSTGSKTSSCSASTPAPVPAASSAPTPTPVPAPAPATATSALAPSLTPASTAPTAPTASAPAPTASSFPPSPNCRIREVHCGSQVRLVVIAIRDITKGEEITVDYSLTEWGENLGFRGTVSPAQHECNSDTENSSSIKKEDEPLSLTAQQQQRQQQQQQQQQQQQQQQQEYVTPSWSLSPSSSPISHSDASDSDAGDEDNASPRGRALRRRKKRRGTPSKKKTPHRIPHGRPPPVSPASVPHHNRPLPSSPPPAQSSPPCSSSSSSARPVFKAPAPLGSNSTSNVNTSVPRGGVSIDSMRQTCEYCGRHFRSLGRHLDKHHAHQPEVCSALVERYTQMPRLHAQNTNPTTTHTQTQQHSRSSQVAGQSRSSDLPQSGAQDLSLSPPTLTAANQSPASSGRNSTPPVLTPPRGQNAVPVSVLKRSPPPVAVAQTRKGAMRRLKKDRQEQEEEDEDDEDEDVEVVEVKRPKEEEDVEVVCSQSFSSKSAKEMEPQKEEEDEEDEEEEEEEEENGVMEVEDESGTEDKEKDLLSSSGRHHMLPLLSSLSSLVLYLRRLQHSAFLSLSRQLQSAEAWRLLCHSSLALLILYNRRRECEVSKLSIAEYRARVTPQCPVPVPPGAPPALTPLEASLSPFERLVLPHLPRVGVQGKRGRVQPLILPPHCEPCLELLLQTRQDVGVDPANPYVFARPYHSPATPLRGTDLLRSLARSSGTRNPRALTQTRVRRQVAILTQLLLLGEGEEPGQPGGSAVERLEHFLEREYHVTQNCAGIGQDPGLMGRVGRVVLCGERDGVLFRGMSLNHICLELDVMSGNSADSYSEGESEGEQVKEKPEVPAPAPVPNPTPTLLYVRKGKNNGRVGRPKKLKNTQPPPPPPPPPPANRRRGSGQPKSGKRGVLKRPWSEAERAAVEEHLTRNITELRVPAKADCERCLQQCPLLVSNHRDWRAIKFYCHNRIQLLKKNQRRESEPQPLTVC, encoded by the exons ATGGCGGAGACGGTACGCTCGCTCTTCGACTACCGGGAACCACACAGACTGGACAGCGACGGAGAGGGCGTCAAACCGGCGCCGCCACTGCGGGG GCGCGGCTgtggaaggaaaaggaaagggacACCCGTGAAAGTCTTTGTTACACACACTGAGGAGGAGAGCGTGCCCGAACAAAGCTTCAGcccag GTGATCGTAAGGAAGCAGCAGAGAATAAACGGCCCACACTGGACGGGCCTTTCTACAACACAGAGCCTGTGCCTCACAACTG CGCTCCATCGGAGCAGGCTCATGACAAAGTCTCCACCGGATCCAAGACCAGCTCCTGCTCAGCCTCTACACCAGCTCCAGTTCCAGCTGCTTCCTCAGCCCCAACCCCAACACCGGTCCCTGCTCCTGCCCCGGCCACAGCAACTTCAGCCCTGGCCCCGTCTCTGACCCCCGCATCCACGGCTCCGACAGCTCCGACAGCCTCTGCTCCAGCCCCAACAGCCagctccttccctccttcccccaaCTGCCGCATCCGAGAGGTCCACTGTGGCAGCCAGGTGCGGTTGGTCGTTATCGCCATTCGAGACATCACCAAGGGGGAGGAGATCACTGTGGACTACAGTCTGACAGAGTGGGGAGAGAACCTG GGCTTCCGTGGTACTGTGTCTCCAGCGCAACACGAGTGTAACTCTGACACTGAGAATAGCAGCAGTATCAAAAAG GAGGATGAGCCCCTCTCTCTGacagcccagcagcagcagcggcaacagcagcagcagcagcagcagcagcagcagcaacaacagcagcaggaataCGTCACCCCCTCTTggtccctctccccctcctcctcccccatctcCCACTCTGATGCTAGTGACTCAGATGCTGGGGATGAAGACAACGCCAGCCCCCGCGGGCGTGCACTACGTCGGCGCAAGAAGCGTCGGGGCACTCCTTCAAAGAAAAAGACCCCCCATCGCATCCCACACGGGCGGCCACCACCAGTCTCCCCTGCCAGTGTTCCTCATCACAACCGTCCACTCCCTTCATCCCCTCCTCCAGCACAGTCCTCCCCTCCCTgctcgtcttcctcctcttcagccAGACCTGTGTTCAAAGCTCCAGCTCCACTGGGCTCCAACAGCACAAGCAACGTCAACACAAGTGTCCCCAGAGGAGGAGTGTCCATAGACTCCATGCGCCAAACCTGTGAGTACTGTGGACGCCATTTCCGCTCTTTGGGACGCCACTTAGACAAACACCACGCCCACCAACCAGAAGTGTGCTCTGCTCTCGTCGAACGCTACACACAGATGCCACGCCTGCATGCACAGAATACAAACCCCAccaccactcacacacagactcagcaACACTCGAGGTCGTCACAGGTCGCAGGGCAGAGCCGCAGTTCAGATCTTCCACAAAGTGGCGCCCAGGACCTCTCCTTGTCTCCACCCACTCTCACAGCAGCCAACCAATCCCCCGCCTCCTCGGGACGGAACTCCACCCCACCTGTGCTGACTCCTCCACGAGGACAGAACGCAGTGCCCGTGTCTGTCTTAAAGAGGAGCCCACCCCCGGTGGCTGTGGCGCAGACCAGGAAGGGAGCAATGAGGAGGCttaagaaagacagacaggagcaggaggaagaggatgaggatgacGAAGATGAAGATGTGGAGGTTGTGGAGGTAAAGAGGcccaaagaggaggaggatgtagAGGTGGTGTGCTCTCAGTCCTTCAGCAGCAAGTCGGCCAAAGAGATGGAGCcacaaaaagaagaggaagatgaggaggatgaggaagaagaggaagaggaagaggagaatgGAGTGATGGAGGTGGAAGATGAAAGTGGGACAGAGGATAAGGAAAAGGACTTGCTGAG TAGTTCGGGGCGTCACCACATGCTGCCCCTGCTCTCCTCCTTGTCCTCGCTGGTGCTGTACCTTCGTCGGCTGCAGCACTCGGCCTTCTTGTCCCTGTCTCGGCAGCTGCAGTCAGCCGAGGCCTGGCGCCTTCTCTGCCACTCCAGCCTGGCTCTCCTCATCTTATACAACCGACGACGCGAGTGTGAGGTCTCCAAGCTGTCCATCGCTGAATATCGTGCTCGCGTCACTCCCCAGTGCCCCGTTCCCGTCCCACCTGGTGCCCCTCCGGCTCTCACCCCACTGGAGGCCTCCCTGTCCCCCTTTGAGCGCCTGGTTCTTCCTCATCTCCCCAGAGTTGGGGTCCAGGGCAAGCGTGGACGCGTCCAGCCCCTCATCCTCCCCCCTCACTGTGAGCCATGCCTGGAGCTCCTACTGCAGACGAGACAGGATGTAGGAGTTGACCCCGCAAACCCATATGTCTTCGCTAGGCCCTACCACTCCCCTGCCACACCCCTGCGAGGCACTGATCTCCTCCGCAGTCTGGCCCGCTCCAGCGGTACCCGCAATCCCCGTGCACTGACCCAGACTAGGGTTCGCCGCCAGGTAGCAATCCTAACCCAGCTGCTGCTTctgggagaaggagaggagccTGGGCAGCCAGGAGGCAGTGCTGTGGAGAGGCTGGAGCACTTCCTTGAGAGGGAGTACCATGTGACACAGAACTGCGCCGGAATCGGCCAAGACCCAGGCCTGATGGGCAGAGTGGGCCGAGTCGTGCTttgtggagagagagatggagtgcTGTTCAGAGGAATGAGCTTGAACCACATCTGCCTGGAACTCGATG TTATGTCAGGAAACTCTGCAGACTCATACTCAGAAGGAGAGTCTGAAGGAGAGCAGGTGAAGGAGAAGCCAGAGGTGCCCGCCCCTGCTCCTGTTCCGAACCCTACACCCACTCTGCTGTATGTTAGGAAGGGCAAGAACAACGGGCGGGTGGGACGACCGAAGAAGCTCAAGAACACCCAGCCGCCCCCTCcgccccctccacctccacccgCAAACCGCAGGAGAGGCTCAGGTCAGCCCAAATCAg GAAAGCGAGGCGTCCTGAAGCGCCCCTGGTCAGAGGCGGAGCGTGCAGCGGTCGAGGAGCACCTGACCCGAAACATCACCGAGCTTCGAGTCCCTGCCAAGGCCGACTGTGAGCGCTGCCTGCAGCAGTGCCCCCTGCTGGTCAGCAACCACCGCGACTGGCGAGCCATCAAGTTCTACTGCCACAACCGCATTCAGCTGCTGAAGAAAAACCAGCGGCGTGAGAGCGAGCCACAGCCCCTCACAGTCTGCTGA